The Methylomonas koyamae genome has a segment encoding these proteins:
- the hisH gene encoding imidazole glycerol phosphate synthase subunit HisH translates to MPSVAVIDYGMGNLHSIAKALQHADSGSQVLVSSDPEAIRRADRVVFPGVGAIRDCMSALHGSGLAEVIREVAADKPLLGVCLGMQALLTDSEENGGVACLGLLPGHVRRFADDLRDDNGNVLKIPHMGWNRVEQKPHPLWKNIPDRSRFYFVHSYYAVPDDARHTAATADYPQTFTCALADGNLFAVQFHPEKSQTVGLQLLQNFLAWDGTV, encoded by the coding sequence ATGCCATCAGTTGCCGTCATCGATTACGGAATGGGTAATCTGCATTCCATTGCCAAAGCGCTTCAACATGCCGATAGCGGCAGCCAAGTACTGGTCAGCTCCGATCCGGAAGCCATCCGCCGCGCAGACCGGGTAGTGTTTCCCGGCGTCGGCGCGATCCGCGATTGCATGAGCGCTTTGCACGGCAGCGGCTTGGCCGAGGTCATTCGCGAAGTGGCCGCCGATAAGCCGTTGTTGGGCGTCTGCCTGGGCATGCAAGCCTTGTTAACCGACAGCGAGGAAAACGGCGGCGTCGCCTGTCTCGGCCTATTGCCCGGCCATGTCCGGCGTTTTGCCGACGATCTGCGCGACGATAACGGCAACGTACTGAAAATTCCACACATGGGCTGGAATCGAGTCGAGCAAAAGCCGCACCCGCTTTGGAAAAACATCCCGGACCGCAGCCGATTCTATTTCGTGCACAGCTATTACGCGGTGCCGGACGACGCGCGCCATACCGCCGCCACCGCGGATTATCCGCAAACCTTCACCTGTGCACTGGCCGATGGCAATCTGTTTGCCGTGCAATTTCATCCTGAAAAAAGCCAGACGGTCGGCTTGCAGTTGTTGCAAAACTTCCTAGCCTGGGACGGGACGGTGTAA
- the hisB gene encoding imidazoleglycerol-phosphate dehydratase HisB yields MNPRTAQVERNTLETQIKISVNLDGTGSAAFTTGLPFLDHMLDQVARHGLIDMEIVSHGDLHIDAHHSVEDIGITLGQAVAKALGDKKGIYRYGHAYCPLDESLSRVVVDFSGRPGLFYDVEFKRALIGNFDVDLFKEFFQGFANHAGVTLHIDNLKGGNAHHIAETVFKAFGRAVRMAISPDPRMAGIMPSTKGTL; encoded by the coding sequence ATGAACCCACGCACCGCTCAGGTTGAACGCAACACCCTCGAAACCCAGATCAAGATATCGGTCAATCTCGACGGCACCGGCTCAGCCGCGTTCACTACCGGGCTGCCGTTTTTGGACCACATGCTGGACCAGGTGGCCCGACACGGTCTGATCGACATGGAAATCGTCTCGCACGGCGATTTGCATATCGACGCCCACCACAGCGTCGAGGATATCGGCATCACCTTGGGCCAGGCGGTTGCCAAAGCCCTCGGCGATAAGAAAGGTATCTACCGCTACGGCCACGCTTACTGCCCGCTCGACGAATCGTTGTCGCGAGTGGTCGTAGATTTTTCCGGCCGTCCCGGCTTGTTTTACGATGTCGAATTCAAACGCGCGCTGATCGGCAATTTCGACGTCGACCTGTTCAAGGAATTTTTCCAGGGTTTCGCCAACCATGCCGGCGTGACCTTGCATATCGACAATCTGAAAGGCGGCAACGCCCACCACATTGCCGAAACCGTTTTCAAGGCATTCGGCCGGGCGGTACGGATGGCGATCAGCCCCGACCCGCGCATGGCCGGCATCATGCCGTCCACCAAAGGCACTCTGTAA